From Melospiza melodia melodia isolate bMelMel2 chromosome 19, bMelMel2.pri, whole genome shotgun sequence, one genomic window encodes:
- the PKIG gene encoding cAMP-dependent protein kinase inhibitor gamma: protein MEVESSTYTDFISCDRAGRRNAVHDIEREATTISMRQLSQDMGELAVQGAESQRDASSSDNDPGARPKGQESSPSP, encoded by the exons ATGGAGGTGGAGTCCAGCACCTACACTGACTTCATCTCCTGTGACCGGGCTGGCCGGAGGAACGCTGTCCATGACATCGAGAGAGAGGCCACCACCATCAGCATGCGCCAGCTGAGCCAGGACATGGGGGAgctggctgtgcagggagcag AAAGCCAAAGAGATGCCAGTTCTTCTGACAACGACCCTGGAGCAAGACCAAAGGGGCAGGAAAGCAGCCCCTCCCCATGA